Genomic window (Macaca mulatta isolate MMU2019108-1 chromosome Y, T2T-MMU8v2.0, whole genome shotgun sequence):
GAATTGAATACATATACTCAAACAAACGTTGGTGCATAGAAATACTGGGGTCAAAACAACCCAAATAAAACAATGGGTTAACAGCTTGTGGAAGGAGTGAAGTGCTACGCTATAAATGAACCCTCAGACAGCACGCAAAAGGAAAGGAGACAGATACAAAAAGTTGTGTAGTGTTTGAGCCCATTAACATTAAATGCTCACAACAGGTAAACTCAGAGGCAGAACACTGATTGGTGTTTGCTAGCAGCTGAGCAAAGGCAGAAAATGGAAGGGACTCCTTAACTGTAGCTGGAGTTTTAGTTTGGagagatgaaaatgttttggaacttaATGGAGGTAGTTGCTGCACAACACAGAATATATTTAATGCCCCTTAACTGTTTAccttataatatttaattttgttatgtaaATTTCATAccataacaaaaaaaatcaactgtttgtttttttttcatttttcctttacctATACTTACTTGTATAACCATCATCTCTTGGTAACATATGGTCATTTCTCCATGAAGAGGTCGGCTCTCTGTGTGGAGGACCTCCATAATTCTCCTTCCATGTGACACAGGAcctttaatattaaaatgatgGAACATTATGTAAACATCACCAAATCTGAAACACTATGTTCTCTTCTCAAACAACATCTACAATTATTTCTTCAATGACTCCATTCTTTGTTCCCTAAATTACTAGACAGTCATGACACTGTGAATATTTCTTATGGCTTTGGATAATCCCATTGCCCCCACAAGGCCAGTTCTTCTAATGAAGCTGAAGCCAAACATTAATTGTTAGgtaaaagttcatttttaatgGTTAATAACTACTtagttattattttccttttcatatgaATTACTGATGACTACTAATGAAACAGGGAAAACATGCAAAACCATCAAACTCTTCACAGATTTTAAAGTTTACATACATTGTCCTTTCTCAGCTGAGGAAGGTAATTATCCACCTCATACAAACAAGTACTGCTACATTTGAATGACTGCATGCTAAATGATTACAAAAAAGTTCTCCTTTATCTCTAAGTGGTTGGCTCTATCTTGAATGTTgacaaattaaaatatactaatgAAAACTTTCTAATGATAGCCAAGAATTACTTTTACTGCAATATGTAACACTATTAAAGGGGTCTTTACAACATTGTTgctatttcaaaatagaaagggTTCTCCTTTAATATATTCTTCACCGTGCTTTTCCTTTGAGGTCAGTATTTCACCTGTGATATGTTCACTGGCTAATTTTCCAATGGAAATGTATTGCCTTGTGTATCCTAAAGTCAATAAATACCTGACTTCGCCAAACTTTATATATGAAATGCAAAATTGAAACtgtccatttttaatttccttcatatTAGGATGGAGGACTAAGAATTTTAATTTGTTCTGCATAACTTCTTGCTAAAAACTTTTGTTTATTGTATTGCTTTCTTCTATTCAGTCTGCAATCTTACAATTCTCCTCAAAGACATTACTTCTATTCAATCCTACTGCTCACCTCATGTTGCTTACTTCTAAATTCTCTGCTCAAATAATTTCCAACCTTACACTAAGGATCTTGTGTTAATGTTTAAACATCTTGGAACAATCTTAATTATTGATTTACATCCCCTTATATTCCACAACTCTGCACTTCTATGAAATCCACTTAAGAATATTGGATTCCTTCATGTCTACCTTTGAagcattaaatttatttttaagtaatatttaaGCCCAGTGACTCCTTTTCTGCTAAACGCTCTTGTAGTTCTTTTGAATCTTCATCTAAGCAGTAAGAATGCCTTAAACATAAGCTTTATTGAGGTCTCAGAAGCTGgatggccaggctcagtggctcacactatGAGCCAGTGTGGatggctgaggcagctggactgcTTGAGCCATGGGCTTTCACAACATAGTGACAGTTTTGACAATGTAGTGACatcctctctctacaaaaatataggGAAAAAATTTAGCTAGCTGtcatggtgtatgcctgtagctGCAGAAACTCAGGTGGCTGaaacagaattgcttgagcccagaattttgAGGCCATTGTAAGCCATCATCTCACCAATGCACTCTGATCTGgtaagagcaagactccaacccAACAAAGAAACTGAACAAGCAATTTTTAGACTGCGACACCAGGGGAACACCACCTAGGAAATGGAATAATTCATTAGATGAAGAAGCCTACCATCAAATAATACTGCTAGGACCTTTTATAAAATTAAGTGGAATTTTCTAGCAAACATAGGATTAAAAGAAATGTTGGCCTCACTCTAATCATGTCTTTGATCTGCAGTGAGAAGCTCAAGTATTTCTTCACCAGTGAGATAGGAAATATAATAAAAGCTATCAATCAGTAAGTATGCCCATTTATGTGTCACTTCTTTTTTGTTCAATGGACCTAAAGTTAAGCATTCAGTTAAAATAGCTCATTTTTAGTCATACAAAAACTACGGTCTTTCTGTTAGGTAGCatttaccttggcctcccatccAATTATTGCTTCTTGCCACAGCAGAAGGAGAAGATTTTTTAGGAGGAGGACCTCCACTTCTTGAAGAGGGATGTCTTTTAACTGGAATGTGTCCCTCAGAAGAACTCATGTTGAGATCAAGAGTGTATCCTCCATCATCTGTATTTCAAACAGAATCTTTTCAGTTAACTAACATTACTGTTTCTTAAGTGGCTTTTAGTTGTTTATAAAGATTTTCTACACACTGTAATCTTACAAACTCACATTTGTCTAAactaataaaattaacatttctatATGAAATAAGTACAGTTCAAGCAATAAAAGTCTGTTtacaaaatctagaaagaaactcaAGAATCATAATATATTGTTGTGAGAGAGAGATGTAAGAAAACTGGGGAGGGAACAGGGAGCAGAAATCTATCAGTAAAATATCTaagtataatatacataaaaatattaaaagaaaaatgatgactGTTTATATCATTCTGTTATGAGGAAAATTTTGAAAGCATATCATAAAGATAAATTCCATTCAAAGAAACTCAAATATTTACAATATCAAAAAGTGACAGATCAGGAAAATACATTATCTCTAAAATTTGTTAACATAATATAGAATTCTTACAATTGCTTTATGAAACACTGATTTTCAGATTACACTATGCTAAATTTTAATAATCTTTAAGAattgtatattaaataatatataaacatttttgtatatctacaaaaaatgtagATATGTGCCAATTTCCAGGTGGTGTTACAGGTTTATAATACACACAGTCTCATACATGGCAGAGCATTATTGAACCTCACCCTCAAGATCAATGGAGACTAAATAATCATGTAGCTACGCATCTTAAAATGGAGCAAACACTGcaatttcaacttaaaaaaatctccaattaggccgggcgcggtggctcaagtctgtaatcccagcactttgggaggccgagacgggcggatcacgaggtcaggagatcgagaccatcctggctaacacggtgaaaccccgtctctactaaaaaatacaaaaaactagccgggcgcggtggtgggcgcctgtggtcccagctactcgggaggctgaggcaggagaatggcgtgaacccgggaggcggagcttgcagtgagctgagatcgcgcccctgcactccagcctgggcgacagagcgagactccgtctcaaaaaaaaaaaaaaaaatctccaattaATTACACATCTGGTTATAAAAACTCCAAGgtaaatgttagattttttttttttttgagacggagtctgactctgtcagccaggctggagtgcagtggccggatctcagctcactgcagcttccgcctccccaggttccagcgattctcctgcctcagcttagtagttggggttacaggtgcacaccaccatgccaggctaattttttgtatctttaggagagacagggtttcaccatgttgaccaggctagtctggaagtcctgaccttgtggtccacccgcTCCATACTCCCCAAGTGCTAAGATGAAGCCACGACCACCGGTCTATccaatagtttttttctttttaaaaaaatacatggttTATTAATTGACCCTTCATTTCTATTGTGTAAAACACTCATAAATATCATTTTCAGTGCCTCATCCTCCAGCAAAGACACACACGTATCTGTGAAGCAGTGGTTTTTAGACCTTTTCAGTGTCACAGACTCTTTTCAGAAATTAAAGTTCTATGTTTCTTAAATTGAAAATGCTTTACGGCAGGCCAATGTACAAACTCTCCATATCAAAATTACAAAGCAGAAGAGTTGCATAGATGtttgcacatgtatacataaaaaagaaatattgcaaAATCAATCTTAAGTACTGGATTAATTTTCTCCTGTTGGAAAGTTTTAAATAACCCATCATACTTTGATAATACAACTGATATGAAGTTCTGGGCCCCAAAGTAGAAAACTCTAAAgtatattgaatgtaaatgaattctGCAGAAAACCTGTTGAGTACAGGTATCAGCATTCATAAACTCAATTCAGTTTGaaatttgtgttatttaaatCCAAAGttgttataattttataacaaatTTTAGATATTACTTCAATCATTCTTATAATCCACCTTTagtaattagaaataattttgattaTAAGTCAATTTTCTGttcataaaggaaataaataaaattgggaaATTTCGATATCTTcaaacttattttctttcagtccTATGGTTccatctttacattttaaaacattacccAAGTGTCCTTCATGTGAGGGATGCCACCCTTTTGTTCCTCCACTACTTCCTTTTGCAGATCTCAGACTTCCTGAAGGGCTTCTGTTTCTTGAAGAAGGTGGTGGTCTCTGCCTACCACCACTTTGAAATGATGGTTTCTTGGCTTGTTCTACTTTTATTGCTTTTCCATCCAAAGACTAAAAATATTAAGAGTACTATCAATAACATTGGCACATTTAACCTAAGCACATTTTACAAGCATTTTTACATCAACTATAGCTCAATTCTAGATATTTTCTCCCaaagcaaacttttttttcctcctaaaatgAACCCATCTTTCACAGTGCCAAATTtgagacatttattgagcacatgcCTTCCATTATGGAATCAAACACAAATTCTATAATTCAAATTCCTTGAAAACTTCtccattattaaaataaaaacacctcacacaaacaaacaaaaaaagattaaccCATCACATATTCTATGGAAGAATGTGGCACATCTGTTTTTTACAATATTTAATCCACTTGATGTTTGTATTCGTgccactgatttaaatgtttcAGTGTCCCAGGGAAActtgtgtcattttaaaaaatgaagttactGATTCAAAGTGATTAGTCACATTAGTCATTATGAGTTGTTTCTTGTTTGATCTGCTAACACATAAAATGTCGCCATATGATTTACAATTCTATATTTACTCTAGAAATGTTTCTGTAAATGTGATCCTTGTTTGATCTCATTAAGGTTTCTTGCTTTACTC
Coding sequences:
- the LOC106995413 gene encoding RNA-binding motif protein, Y chromosome, family 1 member A1-like; the encoded protein is MVEADHPGKLFIGGLTRKTNEKMLKAVFVKHGPISEVLLIKDRTRKSRGFAFVTFENPEDAKNAAKDMNGKSLDGKAIKVEQAKKPSFQSGGRQRPPPSSRNRSPSGSLRSAKGSSGGTKGWHPSHEGHLDDGGYTLDLNMSSSEGHIPVKRHPSSRSGGPPPKKSSPSAVARSNNWMGGQGPVSHGRRIMEVLHTESRPLHGEMTICYQEMMVIQISSKLPRNQRLCSTI